A section of the Thauera chlorobenzoica genome encodes:
- a CDS encoding TetR/AcrR family transcriptional regulator produces the protein MTQDSPPSALTSTPGDEIESAILDLARSEPKLGQAAVAERLRLDGLRISASGVRYIWQKHGLETAVKRLQALADAAPEGVDALSESQRHLLERGTLSTRLARDAHASEEHGKGGDGGGMALDRRQLILHAAARLFAQQGYDRTSIRDIAGEVGLLPGSVYHHFASKEALYLAVHREGFKRVQERAKAAAAAGSDPWDSLRRACEVHVSGMVGDSPIDRITGRSLAFTGHQNLLAMTRDDREAFEKIYRDLIDALPLARGADRTLLRLVLLGALNWVFIWYREGRRSPAEIAAGIVDIVRRGVQS, from the coding sequence ATGACACAGGACAGCCCCCCTTCCGCCCTCACTTCCACCCCTGGCGACGAGATCGAATCGGCCATCCTCGACCTCGCCCGCAGCGAGCCGAAGCTCGGCCAGGCCGCCGTCGCCGAGCGCCTGCGCCTCGACGGGCTGCGGATCTCCGCCTCCGGGGTGCGCTACATCTGGCAGAAACACGGCCTCGAAACCGCGGTGAAGCGCCTCCAGGCGCTCGCCGACGCGGCGCCCGAAGGGGTCGACGCGCTGAGTGAGAGCCAGCGCCATCTGCTCGAGCGCGGCACGCTCAGCACCCGGCTGGCACGCGACGCCCACGCCAGCGAGGAGCACGGGAAAGGCGGCGATGGCGGGGGCATGGCGCTCGACCGCCGCCAGCTGATCCTGCACGCGGCGGCGCGGCTGTTTGCCCAGCAAGGCTATGACCGCACCTCGATCCGCGACATCGCCGGCGAAGTCGGCCTGCTGCCAGGTTCGGTCTATCACCACTTCGCCTCCAAGGAGGCGCTCTATCTCGCCGTGCACCGGGAAGGTTTCAAGCGCGTGCAGGAACGGGCGAAAGCCGCCGCCGCCGCCGGCAGCGACCCCTGGGACAGCCTGCGGCGCGCCTGCGAAGTACACGTCTCGGGCATGGTCGGGGATTCGCCGATCGATCGCATCACCGGGCGCAGCCTCGCGTTCACCGGCCATCAGAACCTGCTGGCGATGACCCGCGACGACCGCGAGGCGTTCGAAAAGATTTACCGGGATCTGATCGACGCCCTCCCCCTGGCGCGGGGCGCGGACCGCACCCTGCTGCGCCTGGTGCTGCTGGGTGCGCTGAACTGGGTGTTCATCTGGTA
- a CDS encoding ABC transporter substrate-binding protein encodes MKKLAVLCSALGLLAGQSALAEVVVGISVSTTGPGASLGIPEKNAFALLPGEIGGEKVRYIVLDDGSDPSNATKNARKLVTEEKVDVLVGSAVTPASAAIAQVAFETKTPHVALSPVSLPADRGHWAFRTPQHNSVMAGALVEHMKSAGVKTLGFIGFSDAYGDEWLAALNPLLEQAGIKLGVVERYARNDTSVTGQVLKLVAAQPDAIIVVGSGSPAALPQTTLVERGYKGQVYQTHAVANQAFLSVAGKAADGVILPVGPVVVVNQIAGDHPSKRIGAAFVHQYEEKYGAGSFSSFAGHAYDAYRLLEAAVPVALKSARPGTPEFRQAMRDALETNKDVVGVHGVYNMSPDDHFGLDQRGRVLVRIDQGRYTLIGQ; translated from the coding sequence ATGAAGAAACTCGCAGTGCTGTGTTCGGCCCTCGGCCTGCTCGCCGGCCAGTCCGCACTGGCCGAGGTGGTGGTCGGTATTTCGGTGTCGACGACCGGCCCCGGGGCCTCGCTCGGGATTCCCGAGAAGAACGCGTTCGCCCTGCTGCCGGGCGAGATCGGCGGCGAGAAGGTGCGCTACATCGTGCTCGACGACGGCTCCGATCCGTCGAATGCGACCAAGAATGCGCGCAAGCTGGTCACCGAAGAAAAGGTCGATGTGCTGGTGGGCTCGGCGGTGACGCCGGCCAGTGCCGCGATTGCCCAGGTCGCGTTCGAGACCAAGACGCCGCACGTCGCCCTGTCGCCGGTCAGCCTGCCGGCCGACCGGGGCCACTGGGCGTTCCGCACCCCGCAGCACAACAGCGTGATGGCCGGGGCGCTGGTCGAGCACATGAAGTCCGCCGGGGTCAAGACGCTGGGCTTTATCGGCTTTTCCGATGCCTACGGCGATGAGTGGCTGGCCGCGCTCAATCCCCTGCTCGAACAGGCCGGGATCAAGCTCGGGGTGGTCGAACGCTATGCACGCAACGACACTTCGGTGACCGGCCAGGTGCTCAAGCTGGTCGCGGCACAGCCCGATGCGATCATCGTCGTCGGCTCCGGCAGCCCTGCCGCCCTGCCCCAGACCACCCTGGTCGAGCGCGGCTACAAGGGGCAGGTCTACCAGACCCACGCGGTCGCCAACCAGGCTTTCCTCAGCGTTGCCGGCAAGGCGGCCGACGGCGTGATCCTGCCGGTCGGGCCGGTGGTGGTGGTCAACCAGATCGCCGGCGATCACCCCTCGAAGCGCATCGGTGCCGCCTTCGTCCACCAGTACGAAGAAAAGTACGGTGCCGGCAGCTTCTCGTCCTTCGCCGGCCACGCCTACGACGCCTACCGCCTGCTCGAGGCGGCGGTTCCGGTCGCGCTCAAGAGCGCCCGCCCGGGTACGCCGGAGTTTCGCCAGGCGATGCGTGACGCCCTCGAGACCAACAAGGATGTGGTCGGGGTGCACGGGGTCTACAACATGAGTCCCGACGACCACTTCGGTCTCGACCAGCGCGGTCGCGTGCTGGTGCGCATCGACCAGGGCCGCTACACCCTGATCGGGCAGTGA
- a CDS encoding feruloyl-CoA synthase, translating into MSVDTQEMERMFSLPVVSVDRRPDGTQLLRSGIPFPDTYTRCVGDWFEHWAKAAPDRLFLAERDRAGAWVRLSYGEARRRVLAIATWLLGQKLSAERPVVILSDNSIEHALLMLAAMHIGVPSSAISPGNSLMSKDFVKLKGNIELLRPGLIYADPVERFAPALAAIGELHDGVVVAGGNSAPTAGTLPFAMLERDADEAAVMAAFARITPDTIGKFLFTSGSVGTPKAVINTQRMMCSNQTAKALMWPFLAGEPPVLVEWLPWSHTFGSNHNMNMVLRWGGSVYIDDGKPTPALLERTVNNLKEVSPTMYFNVPRAYDMLVPLLREDAALRESFFRRLKFIFYAGAALPHHLWSALEELSEATTGRKVMIVSSWGSTETAPMATDCHFDAIRSGVIGVPIPGTTLKLVPSADKLEVRVKGPNVFPGYWKQPEITAKSFDEEGFYMIGDAVEFVDPARPELGLLFDGRIGEDFKLLTGTWVHVGSLRVAGIDAMKPIAQDIVVTGHDRDEIGFLVFPNIPECRRLCPGLAPDASLVDVLMNPEIRSRIRHGMAMMKGKGGGTSTYPTRALLMAEPPSVEAGEITDKGYINQRIALSRRADLVEFLHADLPDKTVITVHAAI; encoded by the coding sequence ATGAGCGTCGATACCCAGGAAATGGAGCGCATGTTCTCCCTGCCGGTGGTCAGCGTAGACCGGCGGCCGGACGGAACGCAGCTGTTGCGCTCCGGCATTCCCTTTCCCGATACCTACACCCGTTGCGTGGGCGACTGGTTCGAGCACTGGGCGAAGGCGGCGCCCGATCGCCTGTTCCTCGCCGAGCGCGACCGTGCCGGCGCGTGGGTGCGGCTGAGCTACGGCGAGGCCCGCCGCCGCGTGCTGGCGATCGCGACCTGGCTGCTCGGACAGAAGCTGTCGGCCGAGCGCCCGGTGGTGATCCTGTCCGACAACTCGATCGAGCACGCCCTGCTGATGCTGGCGGCGATGCACATCGGTGTCCCTTCGAGCGCGATCTCGCCGGGCAACTCGCTGATGTCGAAGGACTTCGTCAAGCTCAAGGGCAACATCGAGCTGCTCCGCCCCGGGCTCATCTATGCCGACCCGGTGGAGCGCTTCGCCCCCGCGCTGGCGGCGATCGGCGAGCTCCACGACGGCGTCGTGGTCGCCGGCGGCAACAGCGCGCCGACCGCCGGCACCCTGCCGTTCGCGATGCTCGAGCGCGATGCCGACGAGGCCGCGGTGATGGCGGCCTTCGCCCGCATCACCCCCGACACCATCGGCAAGTTCCTGTTCACTTCGGGCTCGGTGGGCACGCCGAAGGCGGTGATCAACACCCAGCGCATGATGTGCTCGAACCAGACGGCGAAGGCGCTGATGTGGCCTTTCCTCGCCGGCGAGCCGCCGGTGCTGGTCGAATGGCTGCCGTGGAGCCACACCTTCGGCAGCAATCACAACATGAACATGGTGCTGCGCTGGGGCGGGTCGGTGTACATCGACGACGGCAAGCCGACGCCGGCGCTGCTCGAGCGCACGGTGAACAACCTCAAGGAAGTGTCGCCGACGATGTACTTCAACGTCCCGCGCGCCTACGACATGCTGGTGCCGCTGCTGCGCGAGGACGCCGCCCTGCGCGAGAGCTTCTTCCGCCGGCTGAAGTTCATCTTCTACGCCGGCGCGGCGCTGCCGCACCACCTGTGGTCGGCGCTCGAGGAATTGTCCGAGGCCACCACCGGCAGGAAAGTGATGATCGTGTCCTCGTGGGGCTCGACCGAGACCGCACCGATGGCCACCGACTGCCATTTCGATGCGATCCGCTCGGGAGTGATCGGGGTGCCGATTCCGGGCACCACGCTCAAGCTCGTGCCTTCGGCGGACAAGCTCGAAGTGCGGGTGAAGGGGCCGAACGTGTTCCCCGGCTACTGGAAGCAGCCCGAGATCACGGCGAAATCCTTCGACGAGGAAGGCTTCTACATGATCGGCGACGCGGTCGAGTTCGTCGATCCCGCACGCCCCGAGCTCGGCCTGCTGTTCGACGGCCGCATCGGCGAGGACTTCAAGCTGCTCACCGGCACCTGGGTCCATGTCGGTTCGCTGCGGGTGGCCGGCATCGATGCGATGAAGCCGATCGCCCAGGACATCGTCGTCACCGGCCACGACCGCGACGAGATCGGCTTCCTGGTCTTCCCCAACATTCCGGAATGCCGCCGCCTGTGCCCGGGCCTGGCGCCGGACGCTTCCCTGGTCGACGTGCTGATGAACCCCGAGATCCGCAGCCGCATCCGCCACGGCATGGCGATGATGAAAGGCAAGGGCGGCGGCACCTCGACCTACCCCACCCGTGCCCTGCTGATGGCCGAGCCGCCTTCGGTGGAGGCCGGCGAGATCACCGACAAGGGTTACATCAACCAGCGCATCGCGCTCAGCCGCCGTGCCGACCTGGTCGAGTTTCTCCATGCCGACCTGCCGGACAAGACCGTGATCACGGTGCACGCCGCAATCTGA
- a CDS encoding crotonase/enoyl-CoA hydratase family protein, protein MSERLVRTSTEDHIYTVTLARPEKRNAISDRLLEALEQALIATPVGTRAIILAGDGEHFCAGLDLSEHQHREPFGVMLHSRGWHRIFDRLQNGGIPVVSALQGAVIGGGLELAMSTHVRVAEPDTIYQLPEGRHGIFVGGGGSVRVARIIGAGRMCEMMLTGRILDAEDGQRLGLSHYLVGAGESLAKAQQLARRIAENAPMANWAMVSAISRIDNMASEDGLFVESLTAALTQTSPEVAERIGHFLNRKGKGPQQ, encoded by the coding sequence ATGAGCGAACGACTGGTCCGGACCTCGACCGAAGACCACATCTATACCGTCACCCTGGCGCGGCCGGAAAAGCGCAACGCGATCAGCGACCGCCTGCTCGAAGCACTCGAGCAGGCCCTGATCGCGACCCCGGTCGGCACGCGGGCGATCATCCTCGCCGGCGACGGCGAGCACTTCTGTGCCGGGCTCGACCTGTCCGAACACCAGCACCGCGAGCCTTTCGGGGTGATGCTGCACTCGCGCGGCTGGCACCGCATCTTCGACCGCCTCCAGAACGGCGGCATTCCGGTGGTGAGCGCGCTGCAGGGGGCGGTGATCGGCGGCGGGCTGGAGCTGGCGATGTCCACCCACGTGCGGGTGGCCGAGCCGGACACGATCTACCAGCTGCCTGAAGGCCGCCACGGCATCTTCGTCGGCGGCGGCGGCTCGGTGCGGGTGGCGCGCATCATCGGCGCCGGGCGGATGTGCGAAATGATGCTCACCGGGCGCATCCTCGACGCCGAAGACGGCCAGCGCCTGGGCCTGTCGCACTATCTGGTCGGTGCCGGTGAGAGCCTGGCGAAGGCGCAGCAGCTGGCCCGGCGCATCGCCGAGAACGCGCCGATGGCGAACTGGGCGATGGTGTCGGCGATCTCGCGCATCGACAACATGGCGAGCGAGGACGGCCTGTTCGTCGAGTCGCTGACCGCCGCCCTGACCCAGACCAGCCCCGAAGTCGCCGAGCGCATCGGCCATTTCCTCAACCGCAAAGGCAAGGGACCGCAGCAATGA